The following proteins are co-located in the Rhodoligotrophos appendicifer genome:
- a CDS encoding efflux RND transporter permease subunit, whose translation MPSFFIDRPVFAWVVALFIVIAGAIAIPLMPISQYPSVAPPQISINTSYPGASPEDIYQSVTRLVEEELNGAAGLLYYESTSDASGGVEITATFEPGTSPIFAQVDVQNRIARVEPRLPQEVAQQGIRVEQAGAGFLMVVSLTSTDGSVDAIGLGDYLSRNVVSEIRRVPGVGRAQLFATERSMRIWIDPDKMVGFSLTPDDITNAIRAQNAQVAAGRVGALPNPITQQISATVLVKGQLTSPEEFGNIVLRANRDGSTVRLKDVARVEVGGQDYNFSTRLNGDPSAAIGVQLSPTGNALNTSKAVKARMEELKGFFPPGVEYSIPYDTSPFVAISIEKVMHTLLEAVALVFVVMFLFLQNFRYTIIPTLVVPVALLGTVAVMLALGFSINVLTMFGMVLAIGILVDDAIVVVENVERIMAEEGLPPKEATRKAMGQITGAVIGITLVLTSVFIPMAFFPGAVGVIYKQFSLTMVASILFSALLALSLTPALCASFLKPVKNHGTPKRGFFGWFNRGFDETSHGYSGAVGWLIRRAGRLMIVYAALLVGLGYLFIQLPSAFLPNEDQGYILVNVLAPPEASANRTQQVVEQIEQHFMKEPGVARVVMIKGFSFLGAGQNAALAFVTLKDWSERGANDSAQAIAMRGNMAMSGIKDAMAFSLSPPPIQGLGTSNGFSFRLQARGGQSQQALAAARDQLIAAANQSPVLTGVYVEGLPDAAQVNLVIDREKANTFGVTFADINSAITTTLGSSYVNDFPNSGRMQRVTVQAAEDKRMSTQDLMRLNVRNASGGMVPLASFASVEWEKGPSQIVGYNGYPSIRISGEAKPGYSSGDAITEMERLVGELPPGFGFEWSGQSLQEIQSGSQAPFLIALSCVFVFLCLAALYESWSIPIAVMLVVPLGIIGSVVAVILRDMPNDVYFKVGLIAIIGLSAKNAILIIEFAKDLMKEGKPLKEATIEAAHLRFRPIIMTSLAFTLGVVPLAIATGASAGSQQAIGTGVMGGMISATVLAVFFVPVFFVFVTKIFSWRQNRKKIESTATIDEAHPKTS comes from the coding sequence ATGCCAAGTTTTTTCATCGACCGTCCGGTCTTTGCCTGGGTGGTGGCCCTGTTCATCGTCATCGCCGGCGCGATCGCCATTCCCTTGATGCCGATCTCCCAATACCCGTCGGTCGCACCGCCACAGATCTCGATCAACACCAGCTATCCGGGGGCTTCCCCGGAAGACATCTATCAGAGCGTCACCCGCCTGGTCGAAGAGGAACTCAACGGTGCCGCCGGGCTGCTCTATTACGAGTCCACATCAGACGCTTCAGGCGGGGTCGAGATCACGGCCACGTTCGAGCCCGGGACCAGTCCCATCTTTGCGCAGGTCGACGTCCAGAACCGGATCGCCAGGGTCGAACCGCGATTGCCGCAGGAAGTGGCCCAACAGGGTATCCGCGTCGAGCAGGCCGGGGCCGGATTTCTCATGGTCGTCTCCCTGACCTCGACCGATGGCTCCGTCGACGCCATCGGCCTGGGGGATTATCTCAGCCGCAACGTGGTGAGCGAGATCCGGCGGGTGCCCGGTGTCGGCCGCGCGCAATTGTTCGCCACCGAGCGATCGATGCGGATCTGGATCGATCCCGACAAGATGGTCGGCTTCAGCCTCACTCCCGACGACATCACCAATGCCATCCGCGCGCAGAACGCGCAGGTCGCCGCGGGGCGCGTCGGGGCCCTGCCGAACCCGATCACGCAGCAGATATCGGCCACCGTTCTTGTGAAGGGGCAACTGACCTCGCCCGAGGAGTTCGGCAACATCGTGCTGCGCGCGAACCGGGACGGTTCGACCGTGCGGCTCAAGGACGTTGCCCGCGTCGAGGTGGGTGGGCAGGACTACAATTTCTCGACCCGCCTGAACGGTGACCCCAGCGCCGCCATCGGGGTGCAGCTTTCTCCCACCGGCAATGCCTTGAATACCTCGAAGGCCGTCAAGGCCCGCATGGAAGAGCTCAAAGGCTTTTTTCCGCCTGGGGTCGAGTATTCGATTCCCTATGACACTTCGCCATTCGTCGCCATTTCCATCGAAAAGGTCATGCACACGCTGCTCGAGGCGGTGGCGCTGGTGTTCGTGGTGATGTTCCTGTTCCTGCAGAACTTTCGCTACACGATCATTCCGACGCTGGTGGTGCCGGTGGCGCTGTTGGGAACAGTCGCCGTCATGTTGGCGCTCGGCTTCTCCATCAATGTGCTCACCATGTTCGGCATGGTGCTCGCTATCGGCATTCTGGTCGACGACGCGATCGTGGTCGTCGAGAATGTGGAGCGGATCATGGCTGAAGAGGGGCTGCCTCCGAAGGAGGCGACCCGGAAGGCCATGGGGCAAATCACGGGTGCGGTCATCGGCATCACGCTGGTCCTGACGTCGGTGTTCATTCCGATGGCGTTCTTTCCGGGTGCCGTCGGTGTGATCTACAAGCAGTTCAGCCTGACCATGGTGGCCTCAATCCTGTTCTCGGCGCTTCTGGCCCTGTCGCTGACGCCAGCGCTTTGCGCATCCTTCCTCAAGCCTGTCAAAAACCACGGCACTCCGAAGCGGGGCTTCTTCGGCTGGTTCAATCGGGGGTTCGATGAGACCTCACATGGCTATAGCGGCGCTGTAGGCTGGCTGATCCGTCGGGCGGGGCGGCTGATGATCGTCTATGCCGCCCTGCTCGTCGGTCTCGGCTACCTGTTCATCCAGCTGCCTTCGGCATTCCTGCCCAATGAGGATCAGGGCTACATCCTCGTCAATGTGCTCGCGCCGCCGGAGGCCAGCGCCAACCGCACGCAACAGGTGGTCGAGCAGATCGAACAGCACTTCATGAAGGAGCCGGGCGTGGCGCGCGTCGTCATGATCAAGGGGTTCAGTTTCCTGGGCGCCGGACAGAATGCTGCCCTCGCGTTCGTGACATTGAAGGACTGGAGCGAACGTGGCGCAAACGACAGCGCCCAGGCCATCGCCATGCGCGGAAACATGGCGATGTCCGGCATCAAAGACGCGATGGCCTTCTCGCTGTCACCTCCGCCAATCCAGGGGCTGGGCACATCGAATGGCTTCTCGTTCCGGCTTCAGGCGCGAGGTGGGCAGAGCCAGCAGGCCTTGGCAGCGGCCCGCGACCAGCTGATCGCTGCGGCCAATCAGAGCCCGGTGCTCACCGGCGTCTATGTGGAGGGGCTGCCTGACGCCGCCCAAGTCAATCTCGTCATCGACCGGGAGAAGGCGAACACGTTCGGTGTCACGTTTGCGGATATCAATTCCGCAATCACGACGACACTCGGCTCGTCCTATGTGAATGACTTCCCCAATTCCGGACGCATGCAGAGGGTCACCGTCCAAGCCGCCGAGGACAAGCGCATGAGCACGCAAGACCTGATGCGGCTCAATGTACGCAACGCCAGCGGCGGGATGGTCCCCTTGGCCTCCTTCGCCAGTGTCGAGTGGGAAAAGGGGCCGTCGCAGATCGTCGGCTACAATGGTTATCCCTCGATCCGGATCAGCGGGGAAGCCAAGCCCGGTTACTCCTCGGGAGATGCGATCACCGAGATGGAGCGACTGGTGGGAGAGCTTCCACCGGGCTTCGGCTTCGAATGGAGCGGCCAGTCTCTGCAGGAGATCCAGTCCGGTTCACAGGCTCCCTTCCTGATCGCGCTCTCCTGCGTGTTCGTCTTCCTCTGTCTTGCAGCGCTCTACGAGAGCTGGTCGATCCCGATTGCCGTGATGCTGGTGGTCCCCCTCGGCATCATCGGATCAGTTGTCGCGGTCATCCTGCGCGACATGCCCAATGACGTCTACTTCAAGGTGGGGCTCATCGCGATCATCGGTCTTTCCGCCAAGAACGCGATCCTGATCATCGAGTTCGCCAAGGACCTCATGAAGGAGGGCAAGCCGCTGAAGGAGGCGACCATAGAAGCAGCCCATCTGCGCTTTCGGCCGATCATCATGACGTCGCTCGCCTTCACACTGGGTGTCGTCCCGCTGGCCATCGCCACAGGCGCCAGTGCCGGGAGCCAGCAGGCGATCGGAACAGGCGTCATGGGCGGGATGATCTCGGCAACCGTGCTTGCTGTGTTCTTCGTGCCCGTCTTCTTCGTCTTCGTGACGAAGATCTTCTCCTGGCGACAAAACCGGAAGAAGATCGAAAGCACTGCCACCATTGATGAGGCACATCCAAAAACAAGCTAG
- a CDS encoding TetR/AcrR family transcriptional regulator: protein MISSPQKGCCIDKRGRGRPSLDQAHSLTDDIVAQALVLFRRNGFAATTMDEVAAATGAAKHSIYRRFSSKEELFRAAVAFDRERLLQSVAALKTDENDPLTSLRRVARTLLHIVLAPGNIDLFRMCIAEAQRFPVISAEFAETGRQLHSILAPLVAAAQAQGMMISGDPTHIAIRLHHTIVGEALIAMLLGDSQCPSARDWEAYFDEAWEMAMTGIALPSSRCTESSER from the coding sequence ATGATTTCGTCACCTCAAAAGGGTTGCTGCATCGACAAGCGAGGGCGGGGACGCCCCAGCCTCGATCAGGCCCATTCATTGACCGACGATATCGTCGCTCAGGCGCTTGTGCTGTTCCGGCGCAACGGCTTTGCGGCCACAACGATGGATGAGGTCGCGGCCGCCACCGGTGCAGCCAAACATAGCATCTATCGCCGATTTTCTTCGAAAGAGGAGCTGTTCCGGGCTGCTGTCGCGTTTGATCGCGAGCGCTTGTTGCAGTCGGTCGCCGCCCTCAAGACCGATGAGAACGATCCACTCACGTCTTTGAGGCGGGTTGCGAGGACGTTGCTGCATATCGTTCTTGCGCCGGGAAACATCGATCTGTTCCGCATGTGCATCGCAGAGGCACAGCGCTTCCCGGTCATCAGTGCAGAATTCGCCGAAACCGGGCGGCAACTTCATTCGATTCTCGCGCCCCTCGTCGCGGCGGCCCAAGCGCAAGGAATGATGATCTCGGGCGATCCCACGCATATCGCAATTCGCCTGCATCACACCATCGTAGGCGAGGCGCTCATCGCCATGTTGCTTGGCGACTCGCAGTGTCCCAGCGCCAGAGATTGGGAAGCCTATTTCGATGAGGCCTGGGAGATGGCCATGACAGGGATAGCCCTCCCCTCCAGTCGGTGCACAGAGAGCTCCGAGCGCTGA
- a CDS encoding MFS transporter, protein MISTLVAGALRQRNIHYGWVVAGVTFLTMLVTAGAVGAPGVFIVPLEREYGWAASDISSALAIRFALFGLMGPFAAVFMNRFGLRRMVVIAMMIIISGLGLSLFMTEIWQLVLLWGVVVGIGTGLTAIVLGATVATRWFSSRRGLVVGLLSASSATGQLVFLPLLASMTEAFGWRTSLAFVCVMLAVAALAVLLLMRDRPADLGLPAYGDTALTPTPVQSGGLGALLLSPLIILRDAARTGVFWVLFGTFFICGASTNGLIQTHFIAMCGDYGIAAVSAAGLLAVMGIFDFFGTVGSGWLSDRYDNRWLLFWYYGLRGMSLLFLPFTNFSFYGLSLFAVFYGLDWIATVPPTVKLTAERFGREKANVVFGWIFAGHQLGAAAAAYGGGYSRTEYATYLPAFFAAGLLCLVGALLILTVSRSPRAHLNPA, encoded by the coding sequence ATGATTTCCACGTTGGTCGCCGGCGCTCTTAGACAGCGCAATATCCATTATGGGTGGGTTGTCGCAGGGGTCACCTTCCTGACCATGCTGGTGACTGCCGGTGCCGTGGGTGCGCCGGGCGTATTCATCGTTCCCTTGGAACGCGAGTATGGGTGGGCCGCGTCCGACATCTCCTCAGCGCTCGCCATCCGCTTCGCATTGTTCGGTCTGATGGGTCCCTTTGCGGCGGTTTTCATGAACCGGTTCGGCCTGCGCCGCATGGTGGTGATCGCCATGATGATCATCATCTCAGGCCTCGGCTTGTCCCTGTTCATGACAGAGATCTGGCAACTCGTCCTCTTGTGGGGCGTCGTGGTGGGCATCGGGACGGGCCTTACGGCAATCGTTCTCGGTGCGACGGTGGCCACGCGTTGGTTCTCATCGCGCAGGGGCCTGGTCGTCGGTCTGTTGTCGGCCAGCTCGGCAACGGGGCAGCTGGTGTTTCTGCCCTTGCTGGCAAGCATGACCGAAGCATTCGGATGGCGAACTTCCCTCGCCTTCGTCTGCGTCATGCTCGCGGTTGCGGCCTTGGCCGTGCTGTTGCTGATGCGTGACCGGCCTGCGGATCTCGGTCTGCCCGCCTATGGAGACACAGCACTCACGCCGACTCCCGTTCAGTCAGGCGGTCTCGGGGCACTGCTCCTGTCACCTCTCATCATCCTCCGTGACGCCGCGCGGACAGGTGTTTTCTGGGTGCTGTTCGGTACGTTCTTCATCTGTGGCGCCAGCACCAATGGGCTCATCCAGACACATTTCATCGCCATGTGCGGCGACTACGGAATTGCCGCGGTCAGCGCAGCCGGGCTGTTGGCCGTGATGGGTATCTTCGATTTCTTCGGCACCGTCGGATCGGGCTGGCTTTCCGACCGCTACGACAATCGCTGGCTGCTGTTCTGGTATTACGGCCTGCGCGGGATGTCGCTGCTGTTCCTGCCGTTCACCAATTTCTCCTTCTATGGGCTGTCCCTCTTTGCCGTCTTCTATGGGCTGGACTGGATCGCCACGGTGCCGCCGACCGTCAAGCTCACGGCTGAGAGATTTGGGCGAGAGAAAGCGAATGTCGTGTTCGGCTGGATATTCGCAGGCCACCAGCTCGGAGCGGCGGCGGCGGCTTATGGCGGAGGTTACAGCCGAACCGAATATGCAACATATCTGCCGGCGTTCTTCGCGGCCGGGCTGCTCTGTCTCGTCGGCGCCCTGCTTATCCTCACGGTCTCCCGGTCTCCCCGCGCCCACCTCAATCCGGCTTGA
- a CDS encoding carboxymuconolactone decarboxylase family protein, translating into MTNRFKPFDPSELTPEQRVVFDDIRSGKRGTVPWIFHLFLNSPDLASRVQQLGAFCRYGTGLSAELSELAILIVAKHWGADYEWSIHKGEALKAGLSADIIDALDEGRKPDFTDPDAELIYDFATVFFATREVPDEIFQKAVGRFGKKTVLELTAVLGYYSMLAIAIRVFQLPNEV; encoded by the coding sequence ATGACCAACCGGTTCAAACCTTTCGATCCCAGTGAACTCACTCCCGAGCAGCGCGTGGTCTTCGACGATATCCGCTCCGGGAAACGGGGCACGGTTCCTTGGATCTTCCACCTGTTCCTGAACAGCCCCGATCTTGCCTCCCGCGTTCAACAGCTTGGGGCATTCTGCCGTTACGGCACGGGCCTTTCCGCCGAACTTTCGGAACTGGCGATCCTCATCGTCGCGAAGCATTGGGGTGCCGATTACGAGTGGTCGATCCACAAGGGGGAGGCTCTCAAAGCCGGGCTTTCCGCGGACATCATCGACGCTTTGGACGAGGGCCGGAAGCCTGACTTCACCGATCCCGATGCCGAACTGATCTATGATTTCGCCACCGTTTTCTTTGCCACGAGGGAGGTCCCAGATGAGATCTTCCAGAAAGCGGTCGGCAGATTCGGCAAGAAGACCGTCCTCGAACTCACCGCCGTGCTCGGCTATTATTCGATGCTGGCGATCGCCATCAGAGTGTTTCAGCTTCCAAACGAAGTCTAG